AGGgttattaagaattttttctaagaaattgaaaatgaaaaagtagTAGTGAAGAGAATGATAACTACTGATTAAtgtgattaaaagaaaaagatgatagATGGTTTTAGTGGTGAAAATGATTGGAGGAGAATAATAGTCAATAGTAGCATTTTTTGTGAATATAATGGGATGAGAAAGTGCTTGGTCAATGGTTAGTGATAAAgatgacaaaaagaaaataaagatgatGAATGTTGGTGTTACtggtgaagatgaagagaaaataaagaggATGACTAATAGTTAGTGATAAAAAACTGAATATGAGAGgagaatgaataaaaaatgaggaaaattttttttttataaaaagaaaattactaaattttaattataattattggaggataaatttgtgtattaaatttccattttaattggagtatttttgtaaatttaataaaaataaaagatatattgatgattgaaatttgtattaaatagtGAGGGtatttttattagtatattaacaaaggataaaatagtaatttaattgaaaacaaacaaaaatggaTGATAAATCAGACTTTTCAGACTAGAGAGTGAGAAATTGTCGTTTCACTTTcacttgggtgggacataatCATTAGGTCGTAATATTATTTGGGAACTTGTAATATTTTCACACATATACCAAGAACTAAGGGTAGACTGTGGTCAATGACTATCAACTCACGGTAAATGTTGAgccaatattataattaagagtTAATTCCATTTTGCACCCAAGGTTTAACCTAAAAAACCGTTTTCACTATTTGAATGCATAAATAACATTCCCACCCAAAACTTAACCCTTTTACAAATCTTGTCTCAACGTTTTAAATATGatactttaattatttaacaagtttaaaaattttcaatttagttcTTGAAACTCTAGTTGCCACTTTAACAAGAATATTAACATTACTATCAATTTGAGAATGAGAACGATGATGAGAACTACTGAGAATGACAAAGTCGAAGAGGTTCAAACTAAAGATGATGAGGGCTTAATCGAGCCACATCATAGAAGGGTTCTCAAGAGTGGTATCTTCTGGCTTGAAGTGAAAGGgattttgaccaaatttgaGCCATGTGATGAAAGAGTGGCCAACAAAGAGGAAACAAAAGACCATGATAATACCTATTATATTGGTGTCGATCAAACCAATGTAGCAAGATTAGAAGTGTGGGGTGGCTTTTGAGGGTAAGGGGAGTGACAATTTGGTGTGGTGACAGAGGCTGACGAGACATCCATAAAGAAGAGAGttaaaatgaattgaaaaaaagaaagaagaaaatattaatgaaacttGTTATTTAAAGAGATTACTAAAAGtttattaatgtaaattaatacgataattttgaaaaatataataattagagaaaatataataatttaatttttttaatactatatcaatatttttttaattagattttgagtgaaaaaaaaagtaattttaattatgggACGATTAACTAGGAGCACctatttaaatgtaattttcgGGGCTCTCTTAATATTTTGGCAAGGCAGCCTGCCTGCCAGCTTCCTGCGAGGAAAAATAACTTACTAGGGGTAATTTCGTCTTCTGAAACAGATACACATACAGGCTAATTTATATATGGCGAtgttatttttccaaatattaCGCAAAAATTAACACCGTGAATAAGACCATCAAAGCATACACAGCCACGTGGCATCATTCCCTATTTTTAGGtgttaagttaaaaattaatgaaatttaaaaataaaaaaagctatGTCTCAGTTTAGTGATCAGAATCTGAACGGTGTTCAGTTGCTTTCTTTTCACCGCTTGTACTTAACAAGAGATATCACGATTTTAACCCTTGAGATTCGTAAAAACTCAGGATTCTCCTCCTTCCTTGGACCCTATATATACCGTCGCCTCCCCGACTATAATTTCTCAACTCAAACTTGACGTCTTCccttctctcctttctctttctcacaGTAATCAATGGAGCTTCGTAAGGCTCTCGTGAAGCGTCTGATTACCAAGAGTTACATCTCTAGACTCTTGTCACCGGCTGTAACTCTAGAACATTGCCAGGGCCTTGTCCCTCCTAATGCCCGAAAAACAAACTTCCACCGCGAGTACATAACTTCTCCCGATTCATCGGAGAAAGGCTTTTTTCGTAAATTTCTCCAGCGTAGACAAATTAACCAATCAACCGCCAGAATCCCCGAGTTTTTCTCGCTGCCTGTCGGTGACAAGCTAAGAGAGAAACTCAAAGGCATTAACATTGCCGGAGATCGCCTCCGGTTGGACGGTCTCGCACCTAATGTTCCCGACTCGCCGGCGAAGGATGCTCCGTACGGCTTCACGGTGCAGAATGCGAGGAAAGTGTTGCGGCTGTATCAAGTGGAAAAGCTGAAACTGAAGCTCAGAGCAATTCCGAAGAGTTCTATTTCGTACCGTGAGTTTTCTCGGATCTGTGTTGATTTTTGTGGGAATGAAGAGGAAGGGACTGAGTTCGCTAAGCTGTTGGATGAGTCCGGAAACGTCATCGTTTTAGGAAACACAGTTTTTCTCCGACCGGAGCAGGTTTAACTTTTCCCCTTTCACTTTTTCGCTTTTTTTTTTAGCATTAAACGATTTAGGGCAAGCAGAGTAGCCTCTGTCACTCAGTGCCAAACAATTCAGAAAAAAATTGTACAGCTTCTTCAACTTGATTAAGGCCTAATACAGCAGAAATTAATGCTTTACCACAGGTGGCAAGATCAATGGAGGCCTTAATTTCTGAATGTGTAGCAACCCCAGATGACCCGAGGCGTGAACAGCTTGAGCAGATGGAAAAGCAGAAGGCCATAATCGACCAGAAGGCTAAGGCCCTTGTTGGAAGAGAGTTGTATTGTGGCTTCGGCTTTTTGACGGTGCAGACTCTTGGGTTCATGAGACTCACCTTCGGGGAATTAGGTTGGGATGTTATGGAGCCCATCTGCTACTTCGTCACAACGCTTTACTTTGCCATTGCCTATGGTTTCTTTATGAAAACGTCCATAGAGCCTACCTTTCAAGGCTACTTTCACTGGCGATTCAAGGCTAAGCAAGAAAAACTCATGAAGCTCCACAACTTTGATGTGGATAAATACAACCACCTGCGTAAACTCTTTTACcatgaaaattttccaaacttGGATTGTTTTAAATCTTTGAGTCATGAAGAAGGGGGAGCTTCCTTGCGCTATGTACAGTAACTAGACCTACTAATTTCAGAGAACGGAAGAAcattttgattatgatgaaaaCCGTTAGTAGTTGAAATGAACTTTTAAATCGAACGAGTAATTTTCATTTAACTGTCTGATTAGTCAAGCCCTTAATTAGCTTTGATTTTAGATATCCGGGTAGACAGGGGAACTTGATAATGCGCAAGGATCTTGCACAGTGATATACTTATCTTCCTTGCAAATAACACAGAAACTGGCAAACTTCTAAAACCGAAATGATGCTGTTACCAATGCCAAATGGATCTATGTAAATGAAACAAGAGTGATAAAATGCAGATAAAGAATCATATTTGTTTGGAAGACTATAAGAAGAGGGGTTTAGGCCTATCTCCGACAAGACCAAACTATGGATTGAGAGGATAGCAGAGGATGCTAAGGTGGCAGTGTGtctaaaattatgttaaaatttaaaaaaaaaaaaaaaaaaaggtcaaatgaTTATTTCACATCCATGGGTGGACGAAATGACACATTTTccatttaagattaaaaaattattgtttaacttgtaggttaatttattaaaaaaatatgttaaaaatttttgtataaaattgttgaaaacaTCAAAACCCTTTCTTACAAAATATTggtttatttctaaaattttattaaataatttgtgtattttaatttatattaatttaaaattaaaaataattataaaatgtcactaatataagtatatataaaagtatCATTGACCTGTAATCGTACTGTTGaagtgaattataatttttaaatatgttaggatgagagaaattttaaaaaatgggagtgtttttaaaattttaagactttcaaaatatcttttgacagtttaaaaaatgataattacacccttaaataatttaatcaaatacaacAAATCAGGGGTATGaatatcatattacaaatttttaaaattgtaattatattatcaaaatatatatacaagatgaatATGATGGTTTCTGAAATAAGAtaggaaaatttttatttatctttaataaatttaaaagatgacATTTACATCttccaatattatttataatacacTCCAATAGGATTGTTATTgtactattttaaattttaaaaacaaaataaaagttaattatacttctattataatattaaaataaaatgatataaatatcttttgattattaaattaatcattaattttaataaacaaatgaaaaatataatcattacCAACCACACAATCATTATAAAAActcacataaaataaaattcaataaaaccgtgtaaatatttgttaatatataattaagtatatagatgatatatcataatactattgagtgattttgaattaaagataaaaataatattcaatcaaatgattatatattattaatacattcaattatgtattcaaaagtgtATGCACCTTACattgttcaaaaaaaaatatcagcatACATTTATGCTAGTTGTTTTCTGCTACATTATTACATACTCAAAAAATATCTGGATCTCTTCATCACTGGATCTCTTTATCGGAGATAAATAGATTTGTTCTAGGTTGTTTTCTATACATTGGTCAACCATTTAGGATAGAGAGAGCAGGTTGTCAAAAGCGAAGATGGTGgtcaaaggaaagaaaaaaaaaaactctaaggttttgaggggaaatattatttttcaaagttagaaaattttaggtaGAGGTaaactattagtttttaaaacttcgaGGGAAAATGcaatagattttatatttttttaatattattagtaaaatgatgattttactttgtctctaatagaaaatttaattccAATTAATTAACAGACGAgactttaagttttttaaaccttacaaatataattttgagaaCGCGACTAAACTTAGGTGAGgtatagtcctttggccattaacTGATCTAGATTTAGTATAATCGGctttaacaatatatatgaCTCGTTTATATTTAACCCAGGAAGAGGTTTTCTCTATGGGCCCAATAGCTCACTTCAATAGTTTAGAGCCCAGTCATGGTATCGACTTACCGGGCTGAATCTGAAACGAGAAGTTGGTGTAGTCAATACTGTAGACCCCAAGCCCAAAATCTTATCAATCTAGTTTGggttattttttgttatcagAAAAACCtaaacttaataatttattgtttaacaatttcGGCATTGTAGCTGCAAAATGGCATTAAAAGTTTCGGATGAGAGAAACAAGCTTGTCCCTTTTAGCATGTACAAGTATTAAACTTGAGAGggtaagaaatgaaaattattgGGCACTATGTAGACCCTTTAGATGGATGACTGATGTTGAAGCCCGACAGATGATAACCGACCTCATTAAAACAATTGAACCggttataattcaataaaactatatatttagttttaaatatttaattaaatactcagataatttattattatataattaaataattttgaattaaaaataacacatcattttttAACCTTATTGAATATCCAAAATAGGATGTATATAGCATTACTTAATATAATGTCGTAGGAAggagaaaaatatttgaaaaaagggTGGATTCTAGCTTAGATCtatgtttagtttaaataaattaagtttgaactgaaaaaattttatctcattgtcaatattataatattatagtttatccaatcagtaattttttttcttttttacattaTTGTTTACTATTTGAACGAGTCGAACTCTATCTCCAgctaataattttgaatttaaattgaacttaaattaatatttgtttcaaaTCGAATCTACTGTTATCCGTAAGAGATAACATTACAAACCACTACACAAAAATCCATTTGAAAGGAACGATTTTATTTGCTTAAATTTTTGGGCACTTAAAAGGGTGACTTTTTTACAAGTTCAAACGGATCCAATCTAATGCATCGGCATTTCTCCATGGTCAATACATCGGTTTGAAAAGCAACTAATGAAGTTATTGGGGAATTTATTAACCAGCCAAAAAGTAAAGGAAAACAAGAGTTTTACAACTCAAAAGTTTCGAGCCTGAAATTCtaattccatatatatatatatatatatatatatatatatatatatatatatttctttcttttaggACTTGGGTAGCATCATTTGAGAACATGGGTTAAACAGAATTTCACATGTTCAAGCAATACTCTTTTCATCAACCTGGCAGGTGCTTCTGGTGGAAGGATATGCCCATAAATAGTTCTGTTTCCTTATCACTCTGAAGAAATTAGACAGATCTCCCAACTACTTTTTCTCGGGAAATTGAGATTGAGTAGAAGAAAATCATTAGGGTTAATTAACAACTGGCGCCCACTCTACTTCGTTCTCCAAGGCTCAACTAACTCATCTGACCCACTGAACTTGGACCCAAACTTAGACCTCTACTGTCCCAGAAAGTGCCTACTTGCAGCATTTCCTTGTTTTCAATGCTACTGTAGAATGGTTTACACCATTTTGGATGCAGCCAACATGGAGCCAGTTTTCCAGTGGAGTAGACAGAAATTGcagttaaataataaatacccTCTTAAAATCTAaggaggatttttttttttttaagctgaCAGATGAACAGCCAAGAGATCACTGATTTGCCTTAACATAGATACTTGGTAAGCAtatttaatgatgatgatgataaagatATACAGAGATacccttttccttttcttttatttaagtAGTGTAGAGCTGGTTCAAGAGGATGGAAGCGTCACAGTTTGCACGTGGAAAGCTACTTCATCGCCATGGATATCGTTAGGCAAGAAGAGAGTCGGCAGGTTTTAGGTATTAATAATCCAAGCGACTAATGGAGCAAGCACGGACTCTTCCTTCCATCTACTTGAATTTGGGCAACATTTGGAAAACAATAACAATTCAAGTAATTCCAAAGCCTTTACCAACTTGCATGCTTTAAATTCCTGATTAGGATTTCAACTGTGGCACGTTTCCGGCGGCAGAGACTGgtcaaatcaaaataagaacATGTAAAATGTAACTTTGTAGATGTAAAAGACTCGTTTGCCTGGGTTAAATATGATTGTGACAATATCATATATtgtaataatttgtttttaatttgatcTTACGTTGCAACTTTATTTGCATGCATGGCAGTGAAAAGGGTGGATAAGTACCAAAGTAATTAAGGGGCCTTTGGTTGAGATTATCGCTCCTATCTATTCTTTATAATACAAGACCAATGTTGTTATAATTTTAgccttatttattaaatttttaattaagacataaatttttttttttgaataaatgtgtatattaaaacaaacaaaacagaTTCAACAGAGATGACCAAAAATAACTTAAGCTCATCCTATCTTAAGTAAGGAAGGACAACCAAACAAGCAAAAATTTAGAAGGCTTACACCAAAGaacacaacaaaaacaacaaaggaaaaaaCCTATTCTTCTCTTGAAGACCTATCTAAAAGCATATAAAGATAGGATTCAAGAGAAGAggaataattgaaattataattctcATCTTTATAATCAAAGAAGTAGGTCTAATctggaagaaaaaattatacaaaaaatatctAAGAAGTTACACAAAATTATGTCATGAGCaccaaattttttaactatctaagTTGTTTGTATTAATGTAAGTCTTCTTcctgaaagttttaatgttctATCAGTTTTGCTAACTCTTGAAAGTTATAGTTTGTCATGCAAAACAAAACATGAACTTTTGAAATTCTATAATTCTTCACTTCTTGTCGCCTCTATCTCAATCATACCTATACCCCATCACAATATTACATTAATTTCCTCTTCCATCCTTAAGAATCTAGAGATAAacatatttaattgataattccTATTTGCCGATAGCTAAAGTAGCTGGAGAATCTCATCGCCTAAAAGCATTACCACTTGTTTTGTTCAAATTATGAGCCTTACAACAATTATAGGAAAAGGCATCGTGCAAGCCTACAACACAACCGTTCTTTTACTTTTTAACCTTTATATAAATTCTTCCTTTTTCAAAGTGAAGAAGCTAACATCTTTTGTCATGGCATGCCAAAACTATACTCCAAGTGTAAACATTGTAAATAGCGCTGGTAATGGATCGGTTAGGGGATGAACACCCTGATCTCATCACTGTCTTGGTCAAAAAAACCCTTTTTCGTCTTTGATATAGGAGaatatttcttttcctttctcccCATCTTTGTGGGAAAAATTTCCCTTGACTCTCCCTCGTatctctattaaaaaaataataaaatatttattaaatgtttaagcaaagttaaaaaatatgtaagaaGATAATAAATTGAAGGAGAGACttgtcaaaaaaaatataagttagaGATACATTTATTCCTATCTATAATTATGAGAATTTAATAAACATCCTCATTCTCGTTTAGATTGTTATTAGAGAATCTTCTCACTGTTTGAGGAGAGGCATGCCTGCATTCCACTTTAAAAGATGAATTGTCATCCATAATGGCTTGCCACCTATTCAGAAGAAATTTCCAATTACGCAAACACGCATAAAAACAATGGCTTGGTGGGTAAAGAAGTTGCAGAGTTAACTGCGCAAAACAACACATCTTCAAAACCCAAAAGTTAAAAGCATGATCGATCAGAGATGAAGATCATCATCCGAAACTGAAAGCGATCAAAGTGGTGAAACTTTTCCCCGCATGACCAGACCTTTTTGGTccacaaattttaattacattcaCCACCGTGGGAGACCGAAACCTAACTTTTCTCTGAAAGTTGACAACTATAAAACTAGACCTGGCATATATGTCAATCAGCATTTAAACATTCATAAATGCTGCTGAATGCATAACtattctcctttctttctttctttctctctccatTGACAAACCATGTTCATTTTTTGCGGTGTCTTTGTGGCTATATGTATGCAATAACCAGTAATAGCTCTGCCCAAATCCCTTTCTAAATGTCTTCCATTAGAATCCATTAAAGAgttcatcaaataaatttaacttaattttctaCATCTTATGATGTGGACTATATTCTATGTTTGGAAGTATACTTGTACATAAAGTTAGAAAGAGTAATGTCATCTCCATATGTAAGATACTTGTTTGTTTGGAGTAGTAACGACGATTCAGGTTAATCtattatcattataaataaaatattatcgaaaagatatattatttaaaagtaataaaattatatatatctagttttgaatattGTCTAATTGAATACttagatgatgtatcattatacgattaagtaattttgaattaaatataaaataatgtttaatcacatacatcatctgagtatctaattaaatactaaaaaataggTGTATATTgcattacttaaaaaaaaattactatatataaattattattatatttaattatataattatatatatatatatatatatatatatatatatatatatatatatatatatatatataaaattatcggTTTTAGTATgtaataatgaataaataataagaaattattttatttaaattcctattaaaaattaaaggtaTAAATTAGTGTTATGTATTTACTttgtatattttctaaaatattttatatactaataacatattaatttttttacgttgtcaatttataaaattattcatgtattcaaaatagatacgtataatattactcataaataatataattgagatATAGGTCAATTTTCATTTGCCTTGCTAGTAGTAGTTAATTGGCTAGatcatttgacaaaataattcaaatttgttttgaattatttattagataagatGAAGAATATGGTTGTTGGGGACTGTgggattatattattaattaggttaaTCATCCACTTAATCTCTGTCTATTAAATTGCAAAGTAAATACAAAATTGAACTCAGTGATCTCAGATTGATAGAATGTCAAAGTTTAGCACCAACAAACCTCACCAGTCACCAACTCCCATGGTCCTAATTAACTCTCATGCTTAATCTTAAGTTGCTTGTTACACAATTTTCCTAACTAAAATTCCGATACTTGAAaaccaatttttcttttttatcattatttcttGCCTCTTAAATTTGCattaaatctttttataatttcccagATTTGTTAAAAGCagtgaaatattatattataaataatattatatgtgtatatatttttatacataatttaaataaccaagtaatgtataatcatatgattgggtgttattttatctttaatttaaaattatttaattacataataattttatgttaatatttatctGTAGGACAAGTTTTtgccacctaaggtttgatgacAAGACAAAATCTCGCTTAAGTttccaaaaatcaaaatttcatccaTTATCTACTTTCATTaatgaatttcattaaataaaataacaagaaattatttttttaatatttttataatttttctcttattctttttattttctctttctctctgctattctttttatttttttatttttactatttctttcttttcaaaagtttaagagataaactataatttttgaaaatattaagctatcaatagaaaattttagggggtttttataaattcaaaatagttAAGGGccgtttttaaaatttaaaatttaaatataattgtttcaaaaatgaaattgtaccctaaataattgtaaaaaaatacaacattttaaagttatttaaagattttatattttttaagaatataaatgataaatctTTAAATTGGCATTAAtgtatcaataatttaaaataggcattaaatattaatgactGTTGTTGTTAAGAGaacaactaaaaatttattaatagaagTGAATAATAAGTGAAAGTTGGCTTCTTAAAACTTAGGGGGAGCATTTGTATTTGTCAAACTTCGGGTGAGAAATAGGTATTAGGCCTTATTTTTATATCATGGTATATAATGTAAGGGTTTTCATATATGGAATCAACTTGTGTGTTTTGGAGACACGATAaaatataggccaaacgactatgtcccaTCTAAACTATACTGAATTCTCAAAATTCTCCTCATCAACTATAAAAATACTGTTTACCCAtctatgaacagttaaaattaacggtggtaagggtaaaatcgttatttttttgataatattaaaaataaactaaaatataatctatttttgtctccctaaactttaacaactaaaatttttttccagcataagttttaaaaaatgacagtttcaccctagggttctccgagaagttcttcgtctctcaaggCTTCTCTGACATCGATCGGATATCCAAATAGAAGGAAAAAGATCGTTGAAAGGAGAGGATGTTTCGGAATGGAGAGGTCATCAACAATGaagccggagatgtcgtcggagatttcaaaacgaaaccctagggtgaaactatcattttttaaaacttaggctaggaaaaaattttagtttttaaagtttatgggggcaaaaagagataaaattttttggtGTTAGGgttatgttaaatttaacaagCTATGGGTAGGTAAAcgatatttttatagttaatggGGGACCCTCAAAagttcaacatagtttgggttggaaatagtactttggcctaaaatataatacaaaaaaagatAGATGGGTCCATAGAATTGGCAGGTTGCCTAAAAAACTATGTCGTATAAACCTGACATGACCCCAGACAGTGCTGTTGGGAAATGTGGACCAgccaatttcatatttatttatttattaaaaatgtacGGCATTTAATGCgagcaataatatatattattatataaatatgtttatatttataaatgttaatttaaaattatttgattatataataatatatatatttattaatttaaaataaatatatataattttattaatttaatatt
This is a stretch of genomic DNA from Mangifera indica cultivar Alphonso chromosome 11, CATAS_Mindica_2.1, whole genome shotgun sequence. It encodes these proteins:
- the LOC123228804 gene encoding calcium uniporter protein 4, mitochondrial-like, encoding MELRKALVKRLITKSYISRLLSPAVTLEHCQGLVPPNARKTNFHREYITSPDSSEKGFFRKFLQRRQINQSTARIPEFFSLPVGDKLREKLKGINIAGDRLRLDGLAPNVPDSPAKDAPYGFTVQNARKVLRLYQVEKLKLKLRAIPKSSISYREFSRICVDFCGNEEEGTEFAKLLDESGNVIVLGNTVFLRPEQVARSMEALISECVATPDDPRREQLEQMEKQKAIIDQKAKALVGRELYCGFGFLTVQTLGFMRLTFGELGWDVMEPICYFVTTLYFAIAYGFFMKTSIEPTFQGYFHWRFKAKQEKLMKLHNFDVDKYNHLRKLFYHENFPNLDCFKSLSHEEGGASLRYVQ